From Vanrija pseudolonga chromosome 1, complete sequence, a single genomic window includes:
- the 4cl1 gene encoding putative 4-coumarate--CoA ligase 1 produces MTIYTSDAPVPVLPKVGTFTYFFPEKEGDSPLPAEALDPNIVSFIDGLTGRELRRGQLEDSALRLATGLRSIGISRGQTTCLFAPNSLEWVIAILGFQAAGVTISPPNVTYVREELAHQYNNAGCTSIAVAESLLPAFEEARSLFKTPVPDSRVIVLSRPDAPPHPKYKTLYQLLLARGKPERFDGDAAQETIWRCYSSGTTGLPKGVNSSHYNVTTELQAANTMYTKLDPEKDKILAFLPFFHMYGLCLAVHQPLTSGVPVVVYPRFEEESVLRGIEKYRISYGMVVPPVVLMLLHSKIADKYDISSLRSVNCGAAPLSGELCDAFEQRYPHAKIVQGWGMTETTVAATLGTADQITSKALQNAVGRLLPTYELRLVDEDGKDVPRGERGEIWLRGPAITRGYHENPEANAKSFEGDWFKTGDVGTRDEQGWYRIVDRVKELIKYKGFQVAPAELEGLLLQHPDVVDAGVVGVEIESLATELPRAYVVVEAGTPVANTAERERLSQNIYDWIKARVASHKNLRGGVIIVDAIPKSPSGKILRKDLRVRAAEEVKKNPPAKL; encoded by the exons ATGACAATCTACACGTCTGACGCCCCAGTCCCCGTCCTCCCCAAGGTCGGGACGTTCACCTACTTCTTccccgagaaggagggcgacaGCCCGCTcccggccgaggcgctcgaccccAACATTGTGTCCTTTATTGACGGGCTTACGGGCCGCGAGCTGCGacgcggccagctcgaggacagcgcgctgcgcctcgcgACCGGCCTGCGCTCCATCGGCATCAGCCGCGGCCAGACAACGTGCCTCTTCGCGCCCAACTCGCTCGAGTGGGTCATTGCCATCCTCGGCTTCCAGGCCGCCGGCGTAACCATCAGCCCGCCGAACGTGACCTa CGTGCGAGAAGAGCTCGCGCACCAGTACAACAATGCCGGGTGCACCTCGATTGCAGTGGCCGAATCGCTTCTCCCAGCCTTCGAGGAGGCACGCTCCTTGTTCAAGACACCAGTGCCCGACAGCCGTGTCATCGTGCTCTCTCGGCCAGACGCGCCCCCGCATCCAAAGTACAAGACGCTGTACCAGCTGCTTTTGGCCCGCGGCAAGCCCGAGAGGTtcgatggcgacgccgcgcaggagACCATCTGGCGGTGCTACTCGAGCGGAACGACGGGTCTGCCCAAGGGCGTCAACTCGAGCCACTACAACGTGACGACCGAGCTTCAGGCTGCCAACACAATGTACACAAAGCTGGACCCCGAGAAGGACAAGATCTTGGCGTTCCTCCCATTCTTCCACATGTACGGCTTGTGCCTCGCGGTGCACCAGCCCTTGACCTCGGGTGTGCCAGTGGTTGTCTACCCTCGCTTCGAGGAAGAGTCAGTCTTGCGTGGCATCGAGAAG TACCGCATCTCGTACGGCATGGTCGTGCCGCCAGTGGTGCTCATGCTGCTCCACTCGAAGATTGCGGACAAGTACGACATCTCGTCGCTCCGCTCGGTCAactgcggcgccgcgccgctcagcGGCGAGCTCTGTGACGCCTTTGAGCAGCGGTACCCACACGCCAAGATCGTCCAGGGGTGGGGCATGACCGAGACGACGGTCGCTGCGACGCTGGGCACGGCCGACCAGATCACCAGCAAGGCACTGCAGAATGCCGTGGGGCGGCTCTTGCCGACGTATgagctgcgcctcgtcgacgaggacggcaaaGACGTGCCCaggggcgagcgcggcgagatTTGGCTGCGGGGGCCAGCCATCACTAGGGGGTATCATGAGAACCCCGAGGCCAACGCCAAGTCGTTCGAGGGCGACTGGTTCAAGACGGGAGACGTCGGCACTCGGGACGAGCAGGGCTGGTACAG GATTGTCGACCGCGTCAAAGAACTCATCAAGTACAAGGGCTTCCAggtcgcgcccgccgagcttgaggggctgctgctgcagcacccGGACGTGGTGgacgccggcgtggtcggcgtcgagatcGAGTCGCTCGCGACGGAGCTTCCTCG CGCctacgtcgtcgtcgaggcgggcacGCCAGTCGCCAAcacggccgagcgcgagcgcctcagCCAGAACATATACGACTGGATcaaggcgcgcgtcgcgagcCACAAGAACCTCCGGGGCGGGgtcatcatcgtcgacgCTATTCCCAAGTCGCCGTCGGGCAAGATCCTGCGCAAGGAcctgcgcgtgcgcgccgcggaggaGGTCAAGAAGAACCCCCCGGCGAAGTTGTGA
- the Amacr gene encoding Alpha-methylacyl-CoA racemase — translation MSFPLQGLRVVEFSGIGPGPFASMVLADFGADVVRIDRGGSLRSDVTSRGKTSLIVDLKDPNGKAVLHKMLAKADVLIDPYRPGVLDKLGFGPAQLEKLNPRLIVARMTGFPRNNSTYSQMAGHDINYIAASGVLDMIRSKDAHGEPSTPVPPLNLLGDFAGGGIMLVLGILFAVIERQASGKGQVVDTDMVSGARYISSFPLLLAHPQSGAFMWSNPPGNNLLDGGAPFYGVYKTKDDKYMSVGCLEPEFFAEFARIINPFLRSPLSVETQQDPSSWAEMRGTLADAFATKTRDEWAKLFHETDACCVPVLTAADVSGNELGQPGAQASADVPLPPAPHPNLSRTPARSIPTYSEQTDFFIEKGSGLDKVLGQLGGQLSAEETAYLKKANGAKAKL, via the coding sequence ATGTCCTTCCCACTACAAGGCCTCCGCGTCGTAGAGTTCAGCGGCATCGGCCCCGGTCCCTTCGCATCCATGGTCCTCGCCGACTTTGGggccgacgtcgtgcgcATCGACCGCGGGGGCAGCCTCCGCTCAGACGTGACCTCGCGCGGCAAGACGTCGCTCATTGTCGACCTAAAGGACCCCAACGGCAAGGCCGTCCTCCACAAGATGCTCGCGAAAGCCGACGTCCTCATCGACCCGTACCGccccggcgtgctcgacaagctcggcttcggccccgcgcagctcgagaagctcaacCCCCGCCTCATCGTCGCGCGCATGACGGGCTTCCCACGCAACAACTCGACCTACTCGCAGATGGCAGGCCACGACATCAACTACATTGCCGCCtcgggcgtgctcgacatgATCAGGTCGAAAGACGCGCACGGCGagccctcgacgccggtgcccccgctcaatctcctcggcgactttgccggcggcggcatcatGCTCGTACTGGGCATCCTGTTCGCTGTCATCGAGCGCCAGGCGTCGGGCAAGgggcaggtcgtcgacaccgacATGGTCTCTGGAGCGCGCTACATCTCGTCGTTCCccctgctgctcgcgcacccCCAGAGCGGCGCGTTCATGTGGAGCAACCCACCCGGCAACAACCTGctcgatggcggcgcgccgttcTACGGCGTCTACAAGACAAAGGACGACAAGTACATGTCTGTCGGGTGTCTCGAGCCCGAGTTCTTTGCCGAGTTTGCGCGAATCATCAACCCGTTCCTCCGGTCCCCGCTCAGCGTCGAGACGCAGCAGGACCCGAGCTCGTGGGCCGAGATgcgcggcacgctcgcggATGCGTTCGCGACCAAGacgcgcgacgagtgggcCAAGCTCTTCCACGAGACCGACGCGTGCTGCGTGCCGGTCCTCACGGCGGCCGATGTGTCGGGCAACGAGCTCGGACAGCCGGGGGCGCAGGCCAGCGCTGATGtcccgctgccgccagcgccacacCCGAACCTGTCACGAACGCCAGCCCGCAGCATCCCCACATACTCCGAACAAACCGACTTCTTTATCGAGAAGGGCTccggcctcgacaaggtgCTTGGCCAGCTCGGTGGCCAGCTGTCCGCGGAGGAGACGGCGTATCTGAAGAAAGCGAACGGAGCGAAGGCAAAGTTGTAG
- the CHAT gene encoding Choline O-acetyltransferase: MLAARISSRRVLASSSSSSSARVAVACRRHKTTETRPGTFDFQDELPRLPIPSLEDTAVRYLESLEPLLPQDEFKRSVAAVNEFVSPSGLGPVLQERLRAVDAAAPNSWLEDIWLNKAYLEWRGPSYINVNWAAILADNAAVPLVPTSQITKGKPTDVQIDRAARLVTHLLEANDAINKGTFAPDIQRGAPLCMNQYKWQFGTTRIPQPGRDKVVHQYPSTASHVLLQYRNTSVAVPVYNAQRQRATTEQIAAQLRAATAAVDAQIAASGPLPAVANLTAADRDLWTSAREALLQDATNKASLDAAESALFGVCLDVDVDPATLSDPAQNWHTLTHSDAGSNRWFDKAISLVVLPTGRVGVNCEHTPVDALTTGRLLLEAIAKEKRDQRPSAAADGLPPPAVLQWNVSDGVAGQIAEARKGAGALAADLKLRFGDAPFGAKFIKGLGVSPDAFFQVALQTAYLRHHGKAVATYESASLRRFAHGRTETIRSATSAAQAFARAFDDGSASLGDKLALFKNAASTHTALSHAAAGGQGVDRHLLGLRAQLSGDEGAAPSLFTDPGYALSSTFVLSTSNTTPGDQFRGGFAPVTADGYGVNYALDPEDIKFSVSEWKSSGVTDADAFKGTVIQTLNDLHAAGVQAAKQ, translated from the coding sequence ATGCTCGCAGCTCGCATCAGCTCTCGGAGAgtgctcgcgtcgtcgtcgtcgtcgtcgtcggcgcgcgtcgccgtcgcttgccgccggcacAAGACGACCGAGACGCGGCCGGGCACGTTCGACTTCCAGGACGAGCTACCGCGCCTGCCCATCCCTTCACTGGAGGACACAGCCGTGCGCTACCTCGAGTCGCTGGAGCCCCTGCTGCCGCAGGACGAGTTCAAGCGCTCCGTCGCCGCGGTGAACGAGTTTGTGTCCCCCTCTGGCCTCGGCCCAGTGCTGCAggagcgcctgcgcgccgtcgacgccgccgcgcccaacTCGTGGCTCGAGGACATCTGGCTCAACAAGGCGTACCTCGAGTGGCGCGGCCCGTCGTACATCAACGTCAACTGGGCTGCGATTCTGGCCGACAACGCCGCGGTCCCCCTCGTGCCCACCTCACAGATCACAAAGGGCAAGCCTACCGACGTGCAGATTgaccgcgcggcgcgcctcgtgacccacctcctcgaggccaacgACGCGATCAACAAGGGCACGTTCGCGCCCGACatccagcgcggcgcgcccctCTGCATGAACCAGTACAAGTGGCAGTTTGGCACCACGCGCATCCCGCAGCCCGGCCGCGACAAGGTCGTGCACCAGTACCCCAGCACGGCGAGCCACGTCCTGCTGCAGTACCGCAACACGAGCGTCGCGGTGCCCGTGTACAAcgcgcagcgccagcgcgcgacgACTGAGCAGATTGCCgcgcagctgcgcgccgcaACGGCGGCTGTCGATGCACAGATCGCGGCGTCAGGCCCCCTGCCGGCGGTCGCCAACCTCAcggccgccgaccgcgacctgtggacctcggcgcgcgaggccctGCTCCAGGACGCGACGAACAAGGCGTcgcttgacgccgccgagagcGCGCTCTTCGGGGTgtgcctcgacgtcgacgtcgaccccgcGACGCTCTCCGACCCCGCGCAGAACTGGCACACGCTCACGCACTCGGACGCAGGCAGTAACCGGTGGTTTGACAAGgccatctcgctcgtcgtgctgcccaccggacgcgtcggcgtcaactGCGAGCACacgcccgtcgacgcgctcaccacgggccggctgctgctcgaaGCCATCGCCAAGGAGAAGCGTGACCAGcgcccctcggccgcggcagACGGCttgcccccgcccgccgtgcTGCAGTGGAACGTgagcgacggcgtcgcgggccagatcgccgaggcgcgcaagggcgccggcgcgctcgccgccgacctcaagctgcggttcggcgacgcgccgttcgGCGCAAAGTTCAtcaagggcctcggcgtgTCGCCCGACGCGTTCTTCCAGGTCGCCCTCCAGACGGCCTACCTCCGCCACCACGGCAAAGCGGTCGCGACGTacgagtcggcgtcgctgcgccgctTCGCGCACGGGCGTACCGAGACGATCCGCTCCGCCACGAGCGCGGCACAGGCGTTTGCGCGCGCGTTTGATgacggcagcgcgagcctcggcgacaagctcgcgctGTTCAAGAACGCCGCGAGCACGCACACTGCGCTCTCgcatgccgccgcgggcggACAGGGCGTCGACCGCCACTTgcttggcctgcgcgcgcagctctcgggcgacgagggcgccgcgCCATCCCTGTTCACCGACCCAGGCTACGCGCTCAGCTCGACGTTTGTGCTGTCCACGTCCAACACGACCCCCGGCGACCAGTTCCGCGGCGGCTTTGCGCCCGTCACGGCCGACGGCTACGGCGTCAACTAcgccctcgaccccgaggacatCAAGTTTAGCGTCAGCGAGTGGAAGTCGAGCGGCGTGACTGATGCCGACGCGTTCAAGGGGACCGTCATCCAGACGCTCAACGACCTGCATGCCGCGGGTGTGCAGGCCGCGAAGCAGTAG
- the ytcJ_6 gene encoding Putative amidohydrolase YtcJ, whose amino-acid sequence MSELRQRKKEAAAQVPAYEKAPRPAPRSTRPVHLALSIVILGFFVLYAQRTGISKQGPWTLDSGKRPLPSWYAVCGRDGRKAVYTVPPESGVGAVECIVVGDKHVVDTGSLAKVRRKYGDKATIGGVDGSPAHIKKDGGLRIIYLPAGHSLTPGLTDAHVHIIEYGKSRELPLYGFTNMEDTIAAVEAYVKERGLKKGDWIFGMGWDHNAWPVKEYPTAADLDTPTLRGINIALWRVDVHAAWVSPPVLAQMHNLPDVVTGGDIVRDADGNPTGIFVDNAMYEFVTPLMPPITDELRQRFLETTTRDALAVGLVGVHDAMAPPEDIAFYRRMANEGALGLRIYTMLLCPDKFAFCGKDVERTIGAGDDRWTLRSVKLFGDGALGSRGAALLEEYSDRPGWSGFLLADEGVWAPLIKNFYDDGWQVNVHCIGDKANRVILDAFEEAIGDDKDAFRAGRHRIEHAQVFAPNDIKRAADLGIIGSVQPTHCTSDMGYVEDRLGHERAKGAYAWRTYLEAGGRLALGSDFPVESIDPLKGIYAAVTRLTEKGDSPHGKDGWFGDQKLTREEALRGFTVDPAYASFSNNTGSLTPGMRFDGVLWDDDLMTVDIGEMLDVKAKATIMDGRIVYGEWRV is encoded by the exons ATGTCCGAACTGCGGCAGCGCAAGAAGGAAGCAGCAGCCCAGGTGCCGGCGTACGAGAaggcgccgcggccagctccgcgctcgacgcggccggtGCACCTCGCGCTGTCGATTGTGATCCTTGGCTTTTTCGTCCTGTACGCGCAGCGCACCGGCATCAGCAAACAGGGCCCATGGACGCTCGATAGCGGCAAGCGGCCCCTTCCCTCGTGGTACGCCGTGTGCGGCCGCGATGGCCGCAAGGCGGTATACACTGTACCCCCCGAgtcgggcgtcggcgccgtagAGTGTATCGTCGTGGGCGAcaagcacgtcgtcgacacgggcaGCCTGGCCAAGGTGCGCCGCAAGTACGGCGACAAGGCGACcattggcggcgtcgacggcagcCCCGCCCACATCAAGAAGGACGGCGGCCTGCGCATCATCTACCTCCCTGCCGGGCACTCGCTGACCCCTGGCCTCACGGACGCGCATGTGCATATCATCGAGTACGGCAAGAGCCGCGAGCTGCCGCTGTACGGCTTCACGAACATGGAGGACAcgatcgccgccgtcgaggcgtaCGTCAAGGAGCGCGGCCTCAAGAAGGGCGACTGGATCTTCGGCATGGGCTGGGACCACAACGCGTGGCCGGTCAAGGAGTACCCCACGGCT gccgacctcgacacgcCGACACTGCGCGGCATCAACATTGCGCtctggcgcgtcgacgtgcacgccgcgtgggtgtcgccgccggtgctcGCGCAGATGCACAACCTGCCCGACGTGGTGACGGGCGGCGACATTGTGCGTGATGCCGACGGTAACCCGACGGGTATCTTCGTCGACAATGCGATGTACGAGTTTGTCACGCCACTCATGCCCCCGATTACGGATGAGCTGCGCCAGCGCTTcctcgagacgacgacgcgcgacgcgctcgccgtcggcctggtcggcgTGCACGACGCCATGGCCCCGCCAGAGGACATTGCCTTCTACCGCCGCATGGCGAACGAGGGGGCTCTgggc CTTCGTATCTACACCATGCTCCTGTGCCCTGACAAGTTTGCCTTCTGCggcaaggacgtcgagcgcACCATtggcgcaggcgacgaccGGTGGACACTGCGCAGCGTCAAGCTgtttggcgacggcgcgctgggatcgcgcggcgcggccctgctcgaggagtACTCTGACCGGCCGGGATGGAGCGGCTTCCTGCTCGCCGATGAGGGCGTGTGGGCGCCTCTCATCAAGAACTTTTACGACGAC GGCTGGCAGGTCAACGTCCACTGTATCGGCGACAAGGCGAACCGGGTTATTCTGGACGCGTTCGAGGAGGCGATCGGGGACGACAAGGATGCGTTCCGCGCTGGGCGACACAGAatcgagcacgcgcaggtGTTTGCCCCGAACGACATTaagcgcgccgcggaccTGGGCATCATCGGCAGCGTGCAGCCGACGCACTGCACCAGCGAC ATGGGCTACGTCGAGGACCGCCTCGGCCACGAGCGCGCAAAGGGCGCGTACGCATGGCGCACGtacctcgaggccggcggccgcCTGGCCCTGGGCTCCGACTTCCCCGTCGAGTCGATCGACCCCCTCAAGGGCATCTACGCGGCCGTCACCCGCCTGACGGAGAAGGGCGACAGCCCGCACGGCAAGGACGGGTGGTTTGGCGACCAGAAGCTCACGCGTGAGGAGGCGCTGAGGGGCTTCACGGTTGATC CCGCGTACGCCTCCTTCTCGAACAACACGGGCTCGCTCACCCCCGGCATGCGcttcgacggcgtgctctgggacgacgacctcaTGACGGTCGACATTGGCGAGAtgctcgacgtcaaggccaaggcgacgATCATGGACGGGCGGATCGTGTACGGCGAGTGGCGTGTGTag
- the SPBC660.15 gene encoding putative RNA-binding protein — MSDFDHDLYGDLDLEDLDATQLEEELVDPDAEPSSQDAPAPAAAAAAPVQQHQQQQQQQQHSQPAYDDGQHASGSSGQLQGGYAKQEPGEFGGGGGFGDRIKPSDMPDEGKMFIGGLNWETTDDGLRTYFSTYGDIDQCTIMRDPTGRSRGFAFLTFKDPASVQRVLEKDHQLDGKMIDPKRAIPRAEHERTAKVFVGGLAPSVTSESLKQFLSQFGKVMDATVMFDRINGRSKGFAFATFAEESGVDNAMSHSGIELEGRQIEIKKAQPRGAGTQVKSFNQPGGARTTGFNATSGAMGFGMPGFDPNAMAMMYQNMMKSATGAGAGGMGGGMGGGFDPGAMAMMYQNVMKNMGMGQAPAINPNMAGRGMGGMAMGGGMGGMGMGMNNMMGMGMGMGGMGMGGMGMGNGMGGGGGMGGGMGGGGGGRGGRQVPNAPRGPAAMRNTGGPSGLAQPMAQGGGGSSGGGGSGNGSGPQRYSTQGQQRSRPY, encoded by the exons ATGTCCGACTTTGACCACGATCTCTACGGcgatctcgacctcgaggacctcgacgctacccagctcgaggaggagctcgtcgaccccgacgctGAGCCGTCGTCGCAGGACGCGCCGGCTccggccgctgccgctgctgcgccagtgcagcagcaccagcaacagcagcagcagcagcagcactcgcAGCCggcgtacgacgacggccagcatgcgtcgggctcgtcgggccAGCTCCAGGGCGGCTATGCCAAGCAGGAGCCTGGCGagttcggcggcggcggtggattCGGAGACCGTATCAAGCCGAGTGATATGCCGGACGAGGG CAAGATGTTCATTGGAGGCCTCAACTGGGAGACGACAGATG ACGGCCTTCGCACCTACTTCTCCACATATGGTGATATCGACCAGTGCACCATCATGCGCGACCCCACCGGCCGTTCGCGTGGCTTTGCCTTCCTGACCTTCAAGGACCCTGCGTCGGTACAGCGGGTTCTCGAGAAGGACCACCAGCTCGATGGTAagatg atCGACCCCAAGCGTGCCATCCCCCgtgccgagcacgagcgtaCGGCCAAGGTGtttgtcggcggcctcgcgccgagcgtgacCTCGGAATCGCTCAAGCAGTTCCTCTCGCAGTTCGGCAAGGTGATGGACGCGACTGTCATGTTTGACCGCATCAACGGCCGGTCAAAGGGCTTTGCCTTTGCCACGTTTGCCGAGGAGTCTGGCGTCGACAACGCCATGTCGCACAGTggcatcgagctcgagggccgaCAGATTGAGATCAAGAAGGCGCAGCCCCGTGGCGCAGGCACCCAGGTCAAGAGCTTCAACCAGCCCGGCGGTGCGCGCACTACGGGCTTCAACGCGACCTCGGGCGCCATGGGCTTTGGCATGCCGGGCTTTGACCCCAACGCCATGGCCATGATGTACCAGAACATGATGAAGAGCGcgactggcgccggcgccggcggcatgggcggcggcatgggtgGTGGCTTTGACCCGGGAGCCATGGCCATGATGTACCAGAACGTCATGAAGA ACATGGGCATGGGCCAAGCCCCAGCCATCAACCCCAACATGGCTGGACGCGGCATGGGTGGTATGGCCATGGGCGGCGGaatgggcggcatgggcatgggcatgAACAACATGATGGGCATGG GCATGggcatgggcggcatgggAATGGGTGGTATGGGCATGGGCAACGGTatgggtggcggcggcggcatgggcggtggcatgggcggtggtggtggcggacgC GGCGGACGACAGGTGCCGAACGCGCCCCGTGGCCCCGCGGCGATGCGCAACACTGGCGGCCCCAGCGGACTCGCGCAGCCCATGGCccagggcggcggtggtagCTCCGGCGGTGGCGGTAGCGGCAACGGCTCTGGGCCGCAGCGCTACTCGACCCAGGGCCAGCAGCGGTCACGCCCATACTAG
- the rax1 gene encoding Protein rax1 — protein sequence MATTTTFNEKDPRAGDLNAPPQQGARPDRARPSSRYLKLKRLPTLQEVLDRRTRPPLDLFCFYIFLQRESSEDALDFWLDVQQHENLCKAYFKASDSDTDLKRSGRTVDEDWPEFANYARRNGSYMTPMLDLSGSAEHVAPARRSSELVADSLRGLSSPDLLYDPTNPHHIASPTLLGPGGAGHAQPGSQLSHPERDKNSRGWAARKSRAPTVFARDRAIEKHALVESAERIYLRYLLPGAEREVYLPTALRLSNFPVSSEGHTSPLIPDLFHAQKLYIFRALEQDAFPRFLRAKAFGNLTPMSSFVRLVLGLLVLWGAFVLAFTFIFLDWKPRRTRAWVILPFFFAFNLLLAAYYSLSPLFAVFFQSETTPFRLITVREAYVRKLILLRALWIESLVIVLTAIFTVIFCVVPGHRL from the exons atggcgacgacaacaacctTCAACGAAAAGGACCCCCGGGCGGGCGACCTCAACGCACCACCCCAGCAGGGGGCTAGGCcggaccgcgcgcgcccgtcCTCGCGAtacctcaagctcaagcgTCTCCCAACGCTGCAAGAGGTGCTTGACCGGCGCACGAGACCGCCCCTCGACCTCTTCTGCTTCTAC ATCTTCCTCCAGCGCGAGTCGTCCGAGGACGCCCTCGACTTTTGGCTCGATGTCCAGCAGCATGAGAACCTGTGCAAGGCGTACTTCAAGGCAAGTGACAGTGACACT GATCTGAAACGGTCGGGGCGtaccgtcgacgaggactggCCCGAGTTTGCAAACTATGCGCGACGGAACGGATCGTACATGACCCCCATGCTCGACTTGAGCGGGAGTGCagagcacgtcgcgccggcgcgccgcagctcTGAGCTCGTGGCGGATAGCTTACGGGGGCTGTCGAGCCCCGACCTGCTGTACGACCCCACGAACCCGCACCACATCGCGTCGCCCACCCTCCTTGGGCCCGGTGGCGCGGGCCACGCGCAGCCCGGCTCGCAGTTATCCCACCCGGAGCGGGACAAGAACTCGCGTGGGTGGGCTGCACGcaagtcgcgcgcgccgaccgtgTTTGCGCGCGACCGGGCGATCGAGAagcacgcgctcgtcgagagCGCAGAGCGCATCTACCTCCGCTACCTGCTCCccggtgccgagcgcgaagTGTACCTCCCCACCGCGCTCCGCCTGTCCAACTTCCCCGTCTCGAGCGAGGGCCACACGTCGCCCCTCATCCCCGACCTGTTCCACGCGCAAAAGCTCTACATcttccgcgcgctcgagcaggacGCCTTCCCACGCTTCCTCCGCGCAAAGGCCTTTGGCAACCTCACGCCCATGTCGAGCTTTGTCcgtctcgtccttggcctgctcgtgctctgGGGCGCGTTTGTGCTCGCATTCACGTTCATCTTCCTCGACTGGAAGccccgccgcacgcgcgcgtgggTCATCCTGCCATTCTTCTTCGCCTTCAACCTTTTACTCGCGGCCTACTACTCGCTCTCGCCTCTGTTTGCCGTCTTCTTCCAGTCGGAAACGACACCCTTCCGCCTCATCACCGTCCGGGAAGCATACGTTCGCAAGCTTATCCTCCTGCGAGCGCTGTGGATCGAAAGTCTTGTCATTGTCCTCACAGCCATCTTCACCGTCATCTTCTGTGTCGTCCCCGGACACCGGTTGTGA
- the rpb7 gene encoding DNA-directed RNA polymerase II subunit rpb7, which translates to MFFLRQLTHTILLHPSYFGAQLEEYLRQKLYEDVEGTCSGKYGYIISVVTINDIGEGKIMPSTGQAKFKCSYTAIVMKPFKGEVVDGKVLNVNKMGFFAMVGPLQVFVSSHLVHADMKFDPNASPQCYRSNDEVIQKDTRVRMEIVGCRIEANDIFAIGTIKKDYLGQIQE; encoded by the exons ATGTTCTTCCTT CGTCAGCTCACGCACACCATCCTTCTCCACCCATCCTACTTTGGagcccagctcgaggagtACCTCCGGCAAAAGCTCtacgaggatgtcgagggcACGTGTAGCGGAAAATATGG CTACATCATCTCGGTCGTGACGATCAACGACATTGGCGAGGGCAAGATCATGCCCTCGACTGGCCAGGCCAAGTTCAAGTGCTCGTACACTGCCATTGTCATGAAGCCTTtcaagggcgaggtcgtcgacggcaaggtcctcAACGTGAACAAGATGGGCTTCTTTGCCATGGTCGGCCCTTTGCAAGTCTTTGTTTCGTCACAT CTGGTTCACGCCGACATGAAGTTTGACCCCAACGCAAGTCCCCAGTGCTACCGCTCCAACGATGAGGTGATCCAAAAGGACACTCGAGTACGCATGGAGATTGTTGGATGTAGGATAGAGGCAAACGACATT TTTGCCATTGGAACAATCAAGAAGGACTACCTGGGCCAGATCCAAGAGTAG